The Erinaceus europaeus chromosome 13, mEriEur2.1, whole genome shotgun sequence genome segment tctcacttaacatgattccttgaagatcatccaagataaggtgaagaaagtgaagtcaccatttttagtagctgagtagatGTATAGAACACAACTTTTTCAGCAACggagacctgggttgcttccaagttttggctattacaaattgtgctgctatgaacataggtctacacaaatctttttggatgggtgtgttgggttccttaggatatagccccagaagaggaattgcaggatcatagggtaggtccacttctagccttctgagagttctccagactgctttccacaggagttggacccatttacattcccttgagcagtgcaggagggttccttttcccccacaacctctccagcatttgttgttgctactgtttctgatgtatgacattctcacaggaatgaagtgaaatctcattgttgtctttatttgcatttctctgacaatcagtgacttggaacatttttttcatgtctgttggccttttgaatctcttcttgggtaaatattctgttcataacctctCCCCACTTTGGGGTGGTTCATTTGGTtttctgttgctgagtttggtgagctctgtatatattttggctattagccttttatttgatgtatgacatgtaaagattttctcccattctgtaaggagtttgggtgatggtttgtttgctgtgcagaagctttttaatttgatgtagtcacatttttttttgttttagtcttctttgtaattggatttctcACAAATCCATTCCATCCCACACTGCTCCCCACTCTTGAACTTTAAGACAGAGTCCCTGGACCCCTGACAGAAGCTCCAGGGGTTTCTTTTATCAGAAAGACTCCAGTCACTTCCCCtcagagtctttctttctcttcctcagatGACATCCTATCACTGCCTCCTCACGGTATCCCTGCGTCCGTAATCCCTTAAAATGTCCCACCCAGGAAGTGGTCATACCCCCCAGTTTACATGGCACTTTAGCCCCTGTCTTAGCCTTCACCTCTCACCCACAGAGCTTCATGATGCAGTGGGTGAGTGAGATTCCCAAAATGTGAATCTGGGACGAGTGTAAGAAGGGgcaccttctctctcccctttggtCTGGTCATGTGTTGTACCTACTGAGAGGATGCTTGTTCTCTCACGTTAGTCCTGGCTTTAGGCAGGACTTGGGgaacttttcctttctctctctctttctttatttctttctctttttctttctttgcctccagtgttattgtggCCATTCTTTTTCAATTTGTGGggggtaggacagaaattgagagatgagggggagatagagaaggagagatagagatgcctgcagccctgcttcactgcttgtgaagtgaccaccctgcaggtggggagcagggggcttgaacccggatccttgtgtgcgtccttgcgctttgtactacgtgcacttaacccagtgtttcttgtctgggaagatagcaaACATGCATGTCTTTAGTGccccctcccttttatttttttaaatctatctcGGTATTGACACTCTTTTACATTGTATGGCAGAAGTAGCTAATGACAACGTAAAACCCAGTGGAGGACAGGATTTGGTCCTGACCCCAGATTTAGGGCATATGAGGCTCTCAGATATGGATGTCCAGTTCCCTATAGAATCATAACCAATGGGTAACGACAGTGTGTCAGAGAGCCAGAAAATGTTCTGTCCTGTCTGTGGCTTCTGGGTGGAATGCCTGTGACAGGGTGTGGGACCCATGGTAATGGAATACTGTTCACCTCCTTCTGTAGGTGGACTCTTCATCCAAGAAGCCATAAGAGACCCTACATGAACCACTGATGAAAATTGGTTGATGTCCTtcgaatatagctaaaatagactttgtagcttcttcccacatgaagacccttagtttcatctgctctattcttacccttaggtttctgtttattaaacaacgtgtcctgctttatgtcttaccttttagccaccaagttgcagatgctaccatgatgccttcctgacttccctgggcagatgacctcaccaatgcttcttggaacctcacctcccctgaGCCTTACCCCAttggggaaatatagaaacaagaTGGGGGTATGTatcaatctgtcaatgtccatgttcagtggagaagcaattacagaagctaaacctttcaccttctgcaccccataaagatcctgggtccatactcccagagggataaataatagggaaatgggaaatttccaatggtggagatgggacatggagctctggtggtgggaattgtatggaattatacccctgttatcttacaatcttgttaataattattaaattgctaataaaaataaataaagcaataaaagaaaattggGTGCTAAGTGGTAGAGTATCTGTGGAGTCAGGGCCTGGGACAAAAACTTGTGCTATTTGTATGGTCCTTGTGACTGTGTCTGTAGCAATGCCAGAAGGATATTAGAGCTGAATACATTTATTCAAGGAAAAGCTTAAGATGACAACACAAGTCATCGGTCAGAATTTCATTCTGGCTCTTGGGTTTTAAACGCATGGTCTATTGCCCACATGCATCAGACTCATGACTAACATGTGGAAAGGGGCCAGAGGGCAGGGCACCCAGAAGGGGACAGTCATTGCcatggcaaggacctgggtttcagtttAAGCTCCAGGTCCTCAGctgcagaggagatgcttcaagagcagtgacacAGAGCAGCAGATCCTTCCCccacccttttcaatttctcattgtcctatcaagaaggggggggggggcagagactgcTATGAGAGGTGGAATCCTTGTTCAGGCacagatccccagtgataactctggcaacaaatataaataaaaattaaggggggCAGGTGTTGGAGACACAGGCTTCCGTGTAATGAAGGAGAGGTGACTAATCAAGCTGTGTGGCCAGGGGCGGAGGGAACTGAAGGCAGCAGAGTATTCCTGAGAATGCATTGTCTGTGAGCTGTGGGAAGAGTAGCAGAGTGTTTCCTGAGAATGCATTGTCTGCGAGCTGTGGGAAGAGTAGCAGAGTGTTTCCTGAGAATGCATTGTCTGTGAGCTGTGGGAAGAGTAGCTGGGGCATTGAGGGTTTAGAACCTGGAGGAGAATGGAGGTTTGGCAGGAAAGGCAATCTGTGtcatctgggattgaacctggcaccccaGAGACCTCAGACACGCAAGACCTGTGCACTgacgctgagctatctccccaggagTCAAAGATGCTGGAGGACAAGGTAGAATCAAAAGACTAAAGATGAAACCTTCAAATCTTCCCGTCTAAATAAACAGGACTATTAAATGCAAGGCAATGTCCTGTAGGTGGCGCTCAAGCTCTGGAATTTGGTCTCCttttggttcaagtccccagcccccacctgcagggggaaagcttcactgaagcaggactgcaggtatctctctgcctttctacctcctccccccctcttgatacctggctctctctctctctctctctcaaataaataaagaaaagaaaaattaaaatggagaGAAACAGCAGTGTCAGGaggcagccccagcaggttattagggtcctCTGAAGGGAAGGGGAGTAGGCGAAATGATTAAAGAGACACGTCAGCTGCTTCAAGTGCTGAGAGAGGCACGTctgtcctctgtctgcagaggtttattatttaaacatttttcacAGCGATACCGTTGACATCATGTAAGACTATTTTTATTAACATCAAAAATAATTCcagacattattatcattatagatattattatcattataggcATGTTCTCCTTGAAGCTTCTCTTGGTCTGAAACAGCCTGCCCTCCCCTGGGTTTTGACTATCTGTGTGGCCTTGGTGTGGTTAAAATAACTTCAAATATTACTCTCTTTGTTTCGGCCATCTGTGTTGGGTTAGCATGTCTTTTCTGGAGCTCAGTCTaacagcttttcttcttaacccattcttggatgggtctaagtAACACTCTTCTAATACCTAGCAAActgtctacctaaagaaatcttctgctgtaaggtaagcacacaccatgggggctctctaCTGGCTAACATTTGTATATATGAGAGTTCACTAACTcaagtagctctttttctgaaagccctTCTACGCgcacagcagcttctgctcccaGGCCATGTTTGGTCTcatcacactcactgccataattgctgTCACTACgtacttcccctggggatctctttttattgtccccaggtaatatttgtgtattttcatgtagccaataagtcctcaaattatcaatgtaattggAAACAAGAGGATGAATAGCTTCAGTGTGGTCTAGGACTTTCGGCTTTTCAGTCAGTCCTAGCCTGCTGGGAACTCGCCACACTGCATATGCGACTTCGCCTCTGCCACAGAAGGATCTCAATTGTATTTGTGAAGCTCTCTCTTTACCTTCTTACACCAAATTGTGATGATTATGTTTCTCCTTAATTCCTGttttaataagtaaaaagattgATGGAACCAGCATAAAGTTGTACAGAGGCTATGAGGATTTTAAGCCGCTTGTCTTCCTGAACTATAAGACAATGAGCCATCACACTGAAGTGCCTCCCTTGTCTTTGTTTTCTATGATGTCAAGTCTTGAGTGTGTTTCCTACAAAGGACTCTGTCTAGTCACAAAATACAAGCGACGTAGACTTGCTTCTACGCATTCCTTCTGTCTAACCCTCAGAGCCCATGCAAGGGTCAATAGCTGCTCTAATAATGTCCTGTATAGTATAGTCACAAGGACTGATAGACTTGGGTATTTTTGTCACATTGGAGGTATGAGCTATAAGTTTTATTTGCCTCTCTTGTTAACCTGTATAATAATtacttgtgggagtcgggctttagtgcagcaggttaagctcaggtggcacaaagtgcaaggaccgggtgagaatcctggttcgagcccccggctcctcacctgcaggggagtcgcttcagagttggtgaagcaggtctgcaggtgcctatctttccccctctctggcttcccctcttctctccacttctctgtcctatctaacaatgatgacaacaataactacaacaactataaaaataaattaaaaaataataattacttgtGTGGAGAGATTGGCTTTATTGTTCATTTTAATCTTCTGTTAACCTAAAGTCCTCAAACATATTAAAAAGGCTTTAAGTTTTTACATTGGGGCAAGGAGACGGTTCAATGGATAAAGAGCCTGACTTACAGTGCAtgcggccctgggttcaagccccagcaccacatatatgAGTCTGCAGAGACACAAGAAACAAAAGGCACTGCAGAAGATAATCACCAACCACAGTTAAAGACACACACGCTGTCTGTGACATCACTGCACTCTGATGAGCCTCTGCATTTGTGAGGCCTGAAGTCCTGGCACTTAAGCAGGAAAAGCAGGGGCTCCACCGACCGACCGAGGACCAGTAGGCAGAGTGACTGAGAAAGACCTCACTCAGGGGCTACTTGGAGGCACCGTCAGCCTTTAGAAAAGAACAAATATTTGTTTCAATGGCCGAGATATCCTGGGCAGCTCTCCTGGGATTGCTCCTCCCCAGCCACCCCCATCTCAGAACCCCTCACTGAGGCCAATCATTCCCCTACACCCTCAACAGCCACCCTGgtgccttcctcttcctctccccctccccctcctccttcttctttttcttcctcctcttcctcctcctcttctcccttcacagTACAGTTAGCCCTAGGCCTGTGCTGAGGGTCTAGGCTCAAGTGAAGTGAGTAATGAATTATTTGCTCCCTTTCTCAGGTCCTGATTCTCCTCCTGCTGGGAAGTTGGCTTAAAGGACCTGGTACAAGCTCCAGTGAGAATGAAAGGCCTGCATCCTGGACCTCCTGCCCTGTGGAAAGCTACAGGCTGGcacccttttcttccttctccttgagACTCTTAGTCAGCAGAACACACAGCTGTATGACTGTCCCTGTCGCATTCCATTTGTCCTGATCCAGTTCAGCAGTGAGCATCACAGCAGCACAGCATttcacttcctccctctccccatgtCTCCTGGTCACCTCTACTCCTGGCAGGAGATGCTTAGAGGGCCAGCATCCAAGCCTTACAGGTGGCTGACTGCCAGGTGCCTGATGAATTTAACCAGAACTCCCAGTGTTCCTGGAAAACTGGCCTCCTGTGCACCTTGTCTTGCTCAATTTCATCAAATTCTGCCTTGCCTGCTGCCACCTATATTACTGTGCAGTCACATGGCCGTAAACTCCAGGGTTTTTAGAGGGGCTTCAAAGGCttccccacctcctcttcctGGACTGGACATTATCCATGTCCTCTTACCCCTGGGCCAAGTCCCCTCCCCACTGACATCACAGGGGACACCATGCTGCTCTCACTAAATGTGAGAACAACCCATGACAAGTGCTTGCTGTCCCcaactaaccccccccccccgccactggCATTGGATCACATGTCCTCCAAACAGTAACTGTGGTATGAATCAGCTCAACTTTGTGAAAGCACATTGTTCAGAAGACCTGCCTTAAAGGTGAAGGGGTGTCAGAGTTCAGGGCTGAGCTTGTCCAAATTGTGACTCTCAAAAGATAGGAGTTCTTAGAATCTATGCTTATTTCCATGGCAGGGAGGTCTGACTGGGAAGTCCCCTTCTCCCCCCTTACACCAGACCATCGTACCCTCCTTCCCATTCAGTTCTGTCCACTGTACCTTTCTCTTTGAACAAGGACTCCACCTTGGGTGAAAAATGTGATCAAACAGCTGAGGATCACGAGGAAGATCCAGGGGTCAGGGGTGACAACCAAGAACTTGGATTGGGCTCTACCTGGAATGATGTTTTTTGATGCTGAAATGGAAACACAAGAGTGATAGCCCTTGTTTACATCCCAGCTGTAAGGAGATGCCTTCTTAGCTCCTGGCAAACCAAAATAATGCATAAACCTAAGATATTTTTTCTCTGTACTTGTGGGTTCTGCAGCAACAGGTCCTGGAatggaacagagagaggagatgggGCCTTCCTCCAAGGAACTCACATAGCTAACGGGAAAGCAAGGTTTGCCTCTTACCAATCACTTCTGCTATGACATAAGAGGTGATGCGTGTGGATGGTGGTGGAGAGGTCTTCTCAAAAGCTGACACTGTGGTGGCATTGGAGGGTttccagggggaaaaaagtgagattaaaaagtaaagttcatcgggagctgggcagtagtgcagcgggttaagtgcaggaggcacaaagtgcaaggacaagcatgaggatcctggttccagcccctggctccccacctgcaggggagtcgcttcacaggtgatgaagcaggtctgcaggtgtctgtctttctctattgtcttcccctcctctctccatttctctctgtcctgcccaacaacgatgacatcagtaacatcaataataactacaacaatgaaaaacaacaagggcaacaaaagggaaaatgaataaatatttttaaaaaaatttttttaagtgaagttCATCTTAGAAGGGCCAGAAAGGCAGCTCAGTTCAATAGTGTGTCTACTGTGTCATGGTGGTCTAGGTCTAAGCCTGTCGACTGCCCTAGAGGAATCTTCGGTGTTGTGGCatctttccttgtttctctttctatctgaaaatgtcagtctgGAGCAGTGATGTCCTAGAGATAACAGAAAAGATTAGTtcaggccgggtggtggagcacctagttaagcacacatatgacattgtgcaaaggcctgggttcaagcccccactccccacctgcagggagaatgcttcaggagtggtgaagcaggtctgcaagtgtctatctttcttttgttctttctttctcccacctctcaattactctctgtcctgtcaataaaatgaaaaagaaagaaagaaagagggagtcgggcagtagcgcagcgggttaagcacaggtggcacaaagcacaaggactggcataaggatcccggttcaagcctctggctccccacctgcaggggagtcacttcacaagtggtgcagcaggtctgcaggtgtctgtctttctctccccctctctgtctttccctcctctctccatttctctctgtcctatccaacaacaatgatatcaatcattaactacaacaacaaaaaagaaagaaaagaaaagaaaagaaaaggagagaagagaggagaagggaagagaagagaagaggagaggagagaggagagaaaagtatagaaaagagaagaaaagaaaatggcccccGGATGCAGTGActttagtgctagcaccaagttccagcaatgacCCTAGTGGTCATAAAACAAAATCTCAGAAAAGTCAACAGtaagaagaaaacatttaaatgtCAACAGTGCATTCATGCCTGCAAGAAATCCAAAGTGAATGAATATAGGTGCAGAGAGGAATAGTTGTCAGAAGGTAAGAAGGGGGGAAGGTGGTAGGTGGGAGcctgacagtagtgcagtggtttaagtgcaaggatcagagcaaagatccccgtttgagccccagctccctacctgcagggggctcaccttacaagtggtgaagcaggtctgcaaggtgtctttctcttcccctctctgtcttcccctccttcctcaatttctctcttttatccaacaataacaacagcaataacaacaaaggcaacaaaaccaccaggagcagtggacatggagtgtaggcaccaagccccagcaataaccctggaggcaaaaaaaaaaaaaaaaaaaaaaagcggtagGACACCTCTGTGGCAATAATTCTAAcaagaagaacacacacacacacacacacacacacacacacacacacacaccttattttGAGGAAACAATGTCTCTTCCTTATTACCTTTTTCCCCCAgatgcaccaaaacttcctccagccAGATCTTACAGTTTTCAATTGAAATATTCATGAGGAGCTCAAACACATTCTCATCTTTGTTCAATGTCTCTTTGATCAGTATGCCTTGAGGTTGAATGtctttccagcctcccttctctgAGTCAAAGAGGAGGGACATCTGTCCATCAAAGCCAAACTGCCAGGATCCATGGGTGACTCCACTGGCTTCCTTCTGACATGTCACCCGGCCCTGCAGGAACACTGGATCTGTCTCTGTGGAAAGAGATCAGCTTTTGCTTTCCACAAATCCTTTGCACCAATGGCATCCATTCTATCCCTAGTAGCTTCTTCTGCTCTTCCCCCATGTCTTATCCTTACTGTTGCACCTCTTGGGTGGGATCAACTTCTAATTTTTATATAAACACACAGCTCCCCAGTCTATAAAAATCTCTTTACCTTTTCCCTGGGTTTTCCAAACATACCTCTGGTTGTGACAGTCTCCGGATTAACATCAAGCAGGTTCATTCTGAGCATTTCCAATAGCTCATTCAAAGTTTTCATCTGGCTTTCCCAGGTCTTTATGGCATCTGTTTCATTTTGCAGAGAAGTGAGGGCTTTTACCTTCTCACTGGCACAGTCATAGGAAAGAAAAAACTGTCCATCCACCtggccttgcacttcacaccatctTACTAGAGAGGGCAGCTTAGGAACCATGGTGAAGTCATAGCTGAGAGAGTGGAtatctaaaaatgaaaaacaaaggtgAGTTGAGGACCAGAAGACGCTCATCTTGTAGAGTTCAAACTTGACCATGTGG includes the following:
- the LOC132542670 gene encoding UL16-binding protein 1-like, whose product is MAGSAGAKFRLHILVLSLLWWYSRVTGSDIHSLSYDFTMVPKLPSLVRWCEVQGQVDGQFFLSYDCASEKVKALTSLQNETDAIKTWESQMKTLNELLEMLRMNLLDVNPETVTTRETDPVFLQGRVTCQKEASGVTHGSWQFGFDGQMSLLFDSEKGGWKDIQPQGILIKETLNKDENVFELLMNISIENCKIWLEEVLVHLGEKASKNIIPGRAQSKFLVVTPDPWIFLVILSCLITFFTQGGVLVQRERLTVPPSSP